One Falco peregrinus isolate bFalPer1 chromosome 6, bFalPer1.pri, whole genome shotgun sequence DNA segment encodes these proteins:
- the LOC101915320 gene encoding solute carrier family 2, facilitated glucose transporter member 3: MDTKKKITVPLIYAVSIAAIGSLQFGYNTGVINAPEKIIQRFFNRTLSERTGDVVSPELLTSLWSLSVAIFSVGGMIGSFSVSLFVNRFGRRNSMLLVNILAFAGGTLMAFSKLAKAVEMLIIGRFIIGLFCGLCTGFVPMYISEVSPTSLRGAFGTLNQLGIVVGILVAQVFGLEAIMGTEELWPLLLGFTVLPAILQCVALLFCPESPRFLLINKMEEEKAQAVLQKLRGTQDVSQDILEMKEESAKMSQEKKATVPELFRSPNYRQAITIAIMLQLSQQLSGINAVFYYSTGIFERAGITQPVYATIGAGVVNTVFTVISLFLVERAGRRTLHLIGLGGMAVCAVLMTVALALKDVVEWIRYISIVATFGFVALFEIGPGPIPWFIVAELFSQGPRPAAMAVAGCSNWTSNFLVGMLFPYAERLCGSYVFLIFLVFLVIFFVFTFFKVPETKGRTFEDISRGFEGRAEASPTSPVEKNPMVELNSIQPDKDVA; encoded by the exons aaaatcaCAGTACCTCTTATCTATGCTGTTTCCATTGCTGCCATTGGATCTCTCCAGTTCGGGTACAACACTGGTGTCATCAATGCTCCTGAGAAG ATAATCCAGAGATTCTTCAACAGAACCCTGTCAGAACGGACTGGGGATGTTGTCTCTCCAGAGCTCCTCACCTCTCTGTGGTCCCTTTCTGTGGCCATCTTCTCAGTAGGAGGTATGATTGGCTCCTTCTCAGTCAGCCTGTTTGTCAACAGATTTGGCAG GAGGAACTCCATGCTACTGGTGAACATCTTGGCCTTTGCTGGTGGCACTCTCATGGCCTTCTCCAAGCTGGCAAAGGCAGTGGAGATGCTGATTATTGGCCGCTTCATTATTGGCCTCTTCTGTGGTCTCTGCACTGGCTTTGTGCCCATGTACATCAGTGAGGTCTCACCCACCAGCCTCCGTGGAGCCTTTGGCACCCTCAACCAGCTGGGAATTGTTGTGGGCATCCTGGTGGCCCAG GTCTTTGGCCTGGAAGCAATCATGGGGACTGAAGAACTTTGGCCACTGCTTCTGGGGTTTACGGTCCTCCCAGCAATCCTGCAGTGTGTGGCTCTTCTTTTCTGCCCTGAGAGCCCCCGTTTCCTATTGATCAACAAGatggaggaagagaaagcacAAGCAG TTCTTCAGAAGCTCCGTGGTACACAAGATGTGTCTCAGGACATCTTGGAGATGAAAGAAGAGAGTGCTAAAATGtctcaggaaaagaaagcaactgtGCCAGAGCTCTTCCGTTCTCCAAACTACCGTCAAGCCATTACCATTGCCATCATGCTGCAGCTCTCCCAACAGCTCTCAGGCATCAATGCT GTATTCTATTACTCTACAGGGATTTTTGAAAGAGCTGGTATCACACAGCCTGTCTATGCCACTATTGGAGCTGGTGTGGTAAACACAGTCTTCACTGTTATTTCG CTGTTCCTGGTGGAGCGTGCGGGGCGCAGGACCCTCCATTTAATTGGTTTGGGTGGCATGGCTGTGTGCGCTGTTCTTATGACTGTTGCTTTAGCTCTGAAG GATGTTGTGGAGTGGATCAGATACATCAGCATTGTTGCCACTTTCGGCTTTGTGGCTCTCTTTGAGATTGGCCCTGGCCCTATCCCGTGGTTCATTGTGGCAGAGCTCTTCAGTCAGGGCCCACGGCCTGCAGCCATGGCAGTGGCTGGTTGTTCCAACTGGACCTCTAATTTCTTGGTGGGAATGCTCTTCCCTTATGCAGAG AGACTATGTGGCTCCTATGTCTTCCTcatcttccttgttttcctggTCATCTTCTTTGTCTTCACATTCTTCAAAGTGCCAGAGACCAAGGGCAGGACTTTTGAAGACATCTCCAGGGGCTTTGAAGGACGAGCAGAAGCCAGCCCCACATCGCCTGTAGAGAAGAACCCCATGGTGGAGCTGAACAGCATACAGCCCGACAAAGACGTTGCCTAA